Genomic DNA from Campylobacter concisus:
AACCAAGCGTTATTCCAATTATCAAAAAGATAGCTGAAACAAAAAGTGCAAAGGCCGCAAAGCTCTTTTTTTCATTATCCATAAAGCTTAATGCATAAGTCGTTGCAAAAAAGGCAAGTGAGCAAAAAAGCAAAACTCCACTAATTTGTAAAATTTTAGCCTCAGCAAATAACATCCCGTAGCACATGCCCAGCAACGATAGACAAAAAATAGCCAAATTTAAAATAGCACCTTTTGCGGTAAAAAATGGCTTTTCTAAGATGACTGAGGTTAGCTGATAAAGTGCTCCGATGATAATACTCATAACAAAGCCAACAAAAAATATATGCAAAAAACCAGCTGTATTTAGCGAGCTAATCGCATCAAAATCTGCATAAAAGAATGCTGGCACACTTAATGCCAAAAACAAAATTCCAGCAATAAAATATCCACCAACTAGCTTAAATGGTGGTGCATAAGTATTTAAAAGCATCTTAGTGGCAAAGACTCGTATCTACGTCTTCTATATTTGCGCCGTCTTTTAGGCTAAAAACCATCTTTACAGCCCCACTATCTATATCTTCACGCTCTATATCAAAGCTCTTATCTATCTTTGGTATAAGACCAGCTGGAAATTTATGATTTAGCATCATAATTTTTGTATTTTTATCAGCAAATTTAATAGCGATTAATGCATTGACCATTGGCTCTGGCGGCACGCAAGGACGTGAGTCAAAGCCAACAAAATTTACACCATTTTCACTAAATTTATAAAATGGCACGGTTGCACCATCAACATTAAACTGCTCCGCGTTTTTGAAAAAATCGCTCATTTTTTCTCCTTTTAATTTTGGAGAATTATACTCTGATTAAACTTTTTAAACTATTGATTTGCTTCAACAAAAGCTATTTTACGTAAGGTATAAATTCCTCGTATCCAAGCCTAGCCATATCTTCAAGTGGTATAAATTTAAGGCTTGCGCCGTTTATGCAATATCTTAGCCCACCCTTATCGCTTGGGCCATCGTCAAAAACATGTCCAAGGTGCGCATCGCTATTTTGAGACTTAACTTCGACCCTTTTCATCATAAACGAGTTGTCCTCCTTATACGAAAGAGCTGTTGTCGTGATAGGCTTTGTAAAGCTTGGCCAGCCACATCCTGCATCAAATTTATCCGCACTTGAAAAAAGTGGCTTTCCGCTTATTATATCTACATAAATGCCTTTTTGATCAAATTTATCATACTCGCTGCTAAATGGCCTCTCAGTCGCCGCTTCTTGTGTCACAGCATACTGCTCGCTACTTAATTTTTTCTTTAGCTCATCTTTACTAAGCGGCTTAAATTTCGCCTCATCGTAAAGTGGTTTATCAGCTAAACCTAGATCGATATGACAATATCCAAAAGGATTTTTATCAAGATAGTCTTGATGATACTCCTCGCCTAATATGAAATTTTTAAGTGGCGCCACCTCAACTACGATCTTATCTTTAAATTTCTTTTGCTCTATTTTCATAAAGCTCTCTATCGTTGGTAGATCACTTTCACTAACATAGTAAATTCCGCTTCTATACTGCCTACCGACGTCATTGCCTTGTTTATTTAGCGATGTCGGGTCGATTACTCTAAAAAAATGAGCCAAAATTTCAGCCAAAGCGACTCTATTTTCGTCGTATTTTACATAAAGTGTCTCAGCATGATCACTCTCATGAAGCTCGCGGTAGCTAGTATTTTCGCTCTTGCCATTTGCATAGCCTACCTTTGTATCCACTACGCCAAATATCTTTTTAAAATATCCCTGCATACCCCAAAAGCAACCACCTGCTAGATAAATTTCTTTTAAATTTTGCCCTGCCATCGTCTGCTCCTTTATAAGCTCATCTTTTGCCATCAAATTTAGACCAAAAAACACTGCTGCCATTAAGATAAATTTTAAGATCTTTTTCATTCTATCTCCTTTCATTTTTGAAAGATTATACGAAAATTAAAGTTATAAAGTGTGAAGAAAGGGGCAAGCGCCCCTAAATTTTAGTGTAAAAAGTGTCTAACGCCAGTAAAGTATAGCGACATGCCATGCTCATTGGCAGCCTCTATCACCTCATCATCTCTGATGCTGCCACCTGGCTCGATGACACATTTTACGCCGACCTTACTAGCGATGTCAATGCTATCTCTAAATGGGAAGAACGCCTCACTTGCAAGTACGCAGCCACTTAGATCGATCTTTAGCTCTTTTGCCTTTGCCACGGCCGCACGAGCAGCATCAACGCGGCTTGTCATACCCATGCCAATAGCTACCATTGCGCCGTCTTTTACATAAACTACACAGTTGCTCTTCGTTAGCGCAGCCACTTTCCACGCGATCTGAGCATCTTTTAGCTCGCTACCAGTTGCAAATTTCTTGCTCATTTGCTTCATATTTTCAAGCTCTTCGTCTTTTACATAGTCTCTTTCTTGAAATACAAATCCACCATCAACGTGCTTAAAGTCAAATTTATCATTTGAGCGAACTAAAAATTTATTGTCTTGAGTGAAAATTTTGATGCGTTTTTTACTCTCAAATACTTTAAGCGCAGCATCATCTACGTTTGCAGCGATGATTACTTCAACGTAAATTTCATTTATCTTTTTTGCTAGCTTCTCATCAAGTGTGCCATTTATTGCAACCACACCGCCGTATGCCGAGATCGGGTCGCATTTTAGTGCAGCTCCGTAGCTCTCAAGCAAATTATCTTTTACCGCAAAACCGCAAGGATTAGCGTGCTTGATGATAGCCACAGCTGGCGCGTCATCAAAGCTAGTTGCAAGCATCAATGCGCCATTTATATCGGTCATATTATTGAAACTTGCCTCGCCTTTTAGGGCTCTAAAGTTGTTCGTAAAGAAATAATCAAACTCATAAAGTGCGCCTTTTTGGTGTGGATTTTCTCCGTATCTTGTATCAAAAACCTTGCTTCCAACGATAAATCTAGCATCACCAAAACCGCCATTAAATCTATCATTCATATAGTTTGCGATCATGCTATCATAGGCCGCTGTATGCTCGAATGCCTTTATCATCAGCGATCTTCTAAACTCAAAATCATCGCTTTTCTCTTTTAGGCGCTTTAAAATTTCATCATAATCAAGCACGCTTGTAACTATAAGTACGTCTTTAAAATTTTTAGCAGCACTTCTTACCATGGCTGGGCCACCGATATCGATATTTTCGATGATCTCAGCAAAGTCATCAGTCCTAATTGTAGTCTCTTTAAATGGATATAAATTTACGCAAACCAAGTCTATGCCCTCGATGCCATGCTCTTTTGCCTGAGCCACGTGCGTAGAGTCGTCACGTTTGTACAAAATGCCACCATGTATCTTTGGATGAAGCGTCTTTACCCTGCCTTCAAACATCTCCGGTGAAGCTGTAAATTCACTAACCTCAGTTGCTTTGACACCCTCGCTCTTTAAAAGTTTGTAGGTTCCACCGGTTGAAAGTATCTGCCAGCCAAGCTCTTCTAGCCCCTTTGCAAACTCTACAATGCCCTCTTTATCGCTAACGCTAAGCAACGCTCTCATTTTTTCTCCTTTAGATTGATTAAATTTATTTTATTTCTCTGACAAACACATCGCTTTTTCAAGCACAAGTAGCCCCATAGCTGTATCTTTTTTAATATTTTGTTCCGTTATGCTTTCAAGTTTTTTTAAATTTTCATCGCTTGATTTTATGGCAAAATGACTATTCTTATTTAAATTTTCTAGCTTGCCATCAACGATATCAACACTAAAAGCATATCTTGAAATTTGTCTGCCATTAAAGTAGCTAGAATTTAACACGTTTAAATTTACAGCCTCTTTTTTGTCAAAGGCCTCACATATAGGTCTTTTTGAGCTAAATTTGACGACCTTTATGCCGCCTTCATCTGAAAATATATACTCTTTAAATTCATTTAAATTTTTAGTCTTTACAGCCTTAAAACTACTCTCCATGCCACTATAGCTGGCTAGAATAATACTAACACTACTTGTTTTGTTGTAGTCGCCTATTTTTTTACCATTTTCAAAAAGTGTGCTATCTTTTAGTTCAAATTTGAACTCATTGCGATTAAGATCGGTCACACTTAGCTCTTTGCAAAAGGCAACCGCCGCCAAAAGCAAAATAGCAAATTTCTTCATCTAAGCTCCAAATTTCTCTTTCAAACGCCCATAAGCCTCATTTATCTCTTGAAGCTTTTTGGTTGAGCGCTCTATCACCTCTTTACTCTCGCCCCTACCCATTAAAATGTCGGGATGATACTGCCTTACAAGCTCTTTATAGCGAGCTTTTACCTCTTCAAGATTTGCATTTTTGTTAAGCCCTAAAACCTCAAATGCATCTTTTTCTTGGACCATTTCATCGGGATTTGCCTCAAATTTTGAGCCATAAAAGCTATCAAATTTAAAGATGATCTCATCAAGTGTTTCTTTATCAATGCCAAATCCATAAGCGATATTTCTAATGACAGCTTGCTCGCTTGCATTAAACTCACCATCAATATAAGCCAAATTTAGAAAAAATGTGAGTCTGGCGACACATATATCGTAGTTTAGATTAAAAGCACTCTTGTAGTTTCTAGCGGTTTCGTAGGCGTTATCTACATTTTCTTTTTGGCTCTTATAAACCTCTTTTAGATACTCACGCACACCGCTAACGCCGCTAACTTTCTGGCTTAGATCATCTAGCACTTGAGTGATCAGCCTAGCCTCTAGCTCGCTAACTCTGCCGTCACTTTTAGCTACTTTTGCAAGCAGTGAGACTAGAAATTTAGCCTCATCTACATCTGCTTGTTTCTTGCGGTTACTACCTATTTGGACATTCATAAAGAGAAATATCGCACCGCCTAATATCAGTAAAAACAGGACTCCAGACATATTACCACAAGTGATAGATAGTATTTTTTATTTTGCCATTTACTAGTTCGTTTTTACGCCAAGAGCTCTCGTCATTCATCACATTCCAGCGGCGCTCTTCAGGGCGGTAGAACCAGTCCTTGTCTATTTGATAATAAATTTGCTTGCCATTTGTTTCAATGATGTTTGCGATATTGTTATCGTGGTAGCTATTTTCATCGTAGTCGGTAAAAGCTCGCTGACCCATCTCAGAGTAAAGTAGCGTTAACTCTTGAAGCATTTCATTTAGATCATCATCCATCTTTTTTACATGAAGGCCGATCTCGTGTGCCTCTCTAAATAGGATCGGATATTCATGAGCTGGGTAGTCGCCATTTAGCCTTTCAGAAATTTCTGCGATCTTTTTATCATCATCGATGTGATACCTAAGAAGCTCGGTGCAAATCTTAAGCGATAGTGAGCTAGCACGATCAACCGCACCAAAGACTAGCGGATGGATATACTCATAAAGTGAGTTATAAGGGTTTGTGTCGTTTGGTCTGTCTTTATCTTGCTCTTTCCAAAGTTTGACCACACGACTAAGTTCGTCCATCGAAACGCTCACAAGCTCATTGCCTTTGTTTGTCGGGCTAAGCTCGTGTTTTAGTGAAGTATCAACAGGCGTTAGATAGGCAAGTGGTCCCATGACGATCTCATTTGCGCCAAGTGCCATCATGGTAGCAGCTGAGGCGCAGTTTGCAGGTATTAGGGCTATTAAATTTTTGCAGTAATTTCTAAGTGTGGTTATGATCCTAAGAGCGGCAATACCGCTTCCGCCGTCACTTTTTATAAAAAGATAAGCAGTATCTATCTTTTTGCCCTTTAAAATTTCATACATAGCACTCGCATCGTTGCCGCAAACGCTACCAGCATTTGAATTATAGTAAGTTATCAAGGTGGCGTTTAGTCTTTTTTCGATCGATTTTATTAAATTTTGCGTCTTACTAAAAAGTACTGGCGGCTTTGCTACGCCTCGTTTTTCAACTTGTTCTGCTTCCTTTTGCTCATTTTCAGCCTCAGCAACCTTGCTCTTTTTTAAAGCCATTTCTTAATCCTCTTTTCTAACGATTTTTGCAAACTCATTTAGATAAATTTCTCTTATCTCATCCACGCTCTCATCGATATCATTTAGTTTAAATCTCTTGCCACCACTAACGCCGATCTTTTCAAATTTCACACCAAATTTAGCTGCAAGCGCTTCAAATTTAGCCTCGTCTTTTACTCCCACAACTGCTCTTGAAAAGCTCTCATCAAAGATGAAATTTGGCTCTTTAAATTTCACTTCGCAATTTACGCCGATGTTTGAGATGCTAGCCATTTTTGCTAGCGTAATAGCAAGGCCGCCTACTCCTACGCTATTTGCAAACTCTAAAATTTGCTCTTTATTTGCTTCGATCACTAGGTCCCAAAGAGCTCGCTCAGCTTTATAATCAACCTCTTTTAGCTTTCCGCCAACCACGTTAAATAGCGCCTTTGCGTAAAGCGATGCAGCAAATTCTCCACTTGTCTTACCAAGTAGGTAAATCGCTCTGCCTTCGCTTAAAAAAGTGCTTTTTAGATTTAAGTTTGCATCTTCATTTACGCCAACTGTAACAATGGCTGGTGTCGGATAGACGCTCACGCCATCAGTATCGTTATAAAGGCTCACGTTGCCGCTAACGACTGGTGTATTTAGCTCATGGCAAGCCTCTTTTATGCCTTCACATCCCTCTTTAAACTGCCACATTACCTCTGGATTTTGTGGATTGCCGTAGTTTAGGCAGTCGGTGATCGCAAGTGGCACAGCGCCACTCATCGCTACCTTTCTACCAGCTGCCGCGACGGCTCTTGCAGCGCCAATTTTAGGATCAACGAAATTTGCTCTAGGATCGCACTGTGCAGCCATAGAGACGGCCTTTTTAGTGCCTTTTACTCTAATACTTGCAGCACCCAAGTGGCCAGGCTGTTTTATTGTGTTTGTTTGGATATTTGCGTCGTATTGGTCGTAGATAAAGCTTTTATTTAGCACTTCTGGCTCTTTTAAAAGCTTGAAAAATGCGGTTTTGTTATCAACATTATTTGGAATTTCTAAATTTGCTATCTCATCAAGATATTTTGGACGTGCAACTGGGCGGTCAAGCACCGGAGCTGCCTCGCTAAGTGGTCCGATAGGAATTTCACCTGCAAGCTCATTATGCCAGTAAAGCTGCATCACGCCGCTACTTGTGACCTCGCCAATGATCTCAGCGTCAAGGTCCCATTTTCTAAAAATTTCAAGCACCTTTTGCTCATAGCCTTTTTTAGCGCATATTAGCATACGCTCTTGGGACTCGCTTAGCATTAGCTCATAAGGCGTCATGCCAACTTCGCGCATCGGCACGCGCTCTAGATACATCTTCATACCGCTGCCACTTCTGCCAGCCATCTCAAAGCTAGAGCTTGTAAGTCCTGCTGCGCCCATATCTTGAATGCCGATGATGTAGTCTTTTTTAAAGAGCTCTAAGCACGCCTCCATGAGCAGTTTCTCGGCAAATGGGTCGCCCACTTGTACCGTTGGGCGAAGTGATTTATTTTCGTCATTAAAGCTATCGCTCGCCATAACAGCGCCGCCAAGTCCGTCCCTACCGGTCTTTGAGCCCACGTAAATAACTGGGTTGCCCACACCTTCAGCCTTGCCATAGAAAATTTCATCACTTTTGCAAAGTCCAAGCGCGAAGGCGTTGATTAGGATATTGCCATTAAAGCTAGGATCAAATGTAGTCTCGCCGCCGATCGTTGGGATGCCCATGCAGTTGCCGTAATGCCCTATGCCAGCGACACTTCCTTTTAGCAAATATCTATGCTTTTTGGCTAGTTCACCCTCGCCTCTTATC
This window encodes:
- the msrB gene encoding peptide-methionine (R)-S-oxide reductase MsrB, whose product is MKKILKFILMAAVFFGLNLMAKDELIKEQTMAGQNLKEIYLAGGCFWGMQGYFKKIFGVVDTKVGYANGKSENTSYRELHESDHAETLYVKYDENRVALAEILAHFFRVIDPTSLNKQGNDVGRQYRSGIYYVSESDLPTIESFMKIEQKKFKDKIVVEVAPLKNFILGEEYHQDYLDKNPFGYCHIDLGLADKPLYDEAKFKPLSKDELKKKLSSEQYAVTQEAATERPFSSEYDKFDQKGIYVDIISGKPLFSSADKFDAGCGWPSFTKPITTTALSYKEDNSFMMKRVEVKSQNSDAHLGHVFDDGPSDKGGLRYCINGASLKFIPLEDMARLGYEEFIPYVK
- the purH gene encoding bifunctional phosphoribosylaminoimidazolecarboxamide formyltransferase/IMP cyclohydrolase, producing the protein MRALLSVSDKEGIVEFAKGLEELGWQILSTGGTYKLLKSEGVKATEVSEFTASPEMFEGRVKTLHPKIHGGILYKRDDSTHVAQAKEHGIEGIDLVCVNLYPFKETTIRTDDFAEIIENIDIGGPAMVRSAAKNFKDVLIVTSVLDYDEILKRLKEKSDDFEFRRSLMIKAFEHTAAYDSMIANYMNDRFNGGFGDARFIVGSKVFDTRYGENPHQKGALYEFDYFFTNNFRALKGEASFNNMTDINGALMLATSFDDAPAVAIIKHANPCGFAVKDNLLESYGAALKCDPISAYGGVVAINGTLDEKLAKKINEIYVEVIIAANVDDAALKVFESKKRIKIFTQDNKFLVRSNDKFDFKHVDGGFVFQERDYVKDEELENMKQMSKKFATGSELKDAQIAWKVAALTKSNCVVYVKDGAMVAIGMGMTSRVDAARAAVAKAKELKIDLSGCVLASEAFFPFRDSIDIASKVGVKCVIEPGGSIRDDEVIEAANEHGMSLYFTGVRHFLH
- a CDS encoding TerB family tellurite resistance protein, whose translation is MSGVLFLLILGGAIFLFMNVQIGSNRKKQADVDEAKFLVSLLAKVAKSDGRVSELEARLITQVLDDLSQKVSGVSGVREYLKEVYKSQKENVDNAYETARNYKSAFNLNYDICVARLTFFLNLAYIDGEFNASEQAVIRNIAYGFGIDKETLDEIIFKFDSFYGSKFEANPDEMVQEKDAFEVLGLNKNANLEEVKARYKELVRQYHPDILMGRGESKEVIERSTKKLQEINEAYGRLKEKFGA
- a CDS encoding SDH family Clp fold serine proteinase, yielding MALKKSKVAEAENEQKEAEQVEKRGVAKPPVLFSKTQNLIKSIEKRLNATLITYYNSNAGSVCGNDASAMYEILKGKKIDTAYLFIKSDGGSGIAALRIITTLRNYCKNLIALIPANCASAATMMALGANEIVMGPLAYLTPVDTSLKHELSPTNKGNELVSVSMDELSRVVKLWKEQDKDRPNDTNPYNSLYEYIHPLVFGAVDRASSLSLKICTELLRYHIDDDKKIAEISERLNGDYPAHEYPILFREAHEIGLHVKKMDDDLNEMLQELTLLYSEMGQRAFTDYDENSYHDNNIANIIETNGKQIYYQIDKDWFYRPEERRWNVMNDESSWRKNELVNGKIKNTIYHLW
- the purL gene encoding phosphoribosylformylglycinamidine synthase subunit PurL produces the protein MDKATIQAHKISDEEYEEILKILGREPNLLELGIFSAMWSEHCSYKSSKKYLNGFPTKAPWVIQGPGENAGVIDVGDGVAAVFKMESHNHPSFIEPFQGAATGVGGILRDVFTMGARVVANMNSLRFGEIRGEGELAKKHRYLLKGSVAGIGHYGNCMGIPTIGGETTFDPSFNGNILINAFALGLCKSDEIFYGKAEGVGNPVIYVGSKTGRDGLGGAVMASDSFNDENKSLRPTVQVGDPFAEKLLMEACLELFKKDYIIGIQDMGAAGLTSSSFEMAGRSGSGMKMYLERVPMREVGMTPYELMLSESQERMLICAKKGYEQKVLEIFRKWDLDAEIIGEVTSSGVMQLYWHNELAGEIPIGPLSEAAPVLDRPVARPKYLDEIANLEIPNNVDNKTAFFKLLKEPEVLNKSFIYDQYDANIQTNTIKQPGHLGAASIRVKGTKKAVSMAAQCDPRANFVDPKIGAARAVAAAGRKVAMSGAVPLAITDCLNYGNPQNPEVMWQFKEGCEGIKEACHELNTPVVSGNVSLYNDTDGVSVYPTPAIVTVGVNEDANLNLKSTFLSEGRAIYLLGKTSGEFAASLYAKALFNVVGGKLKEVDYKAERALWDLVIEANKEQILEFANSVGVGGLAITLAKMASISNIGVNCEVKFKEPNFIFDESFSRAVVGVKDEAKFEALAAKFGVKFEKIGVSGGKRFKLNDIDESVDEIREIYLNEFAKIVRKED